In Edaphobacter dinghuensis, one genomic interval encodes:
- a CDS encoding peroxiredoxin: protein MRKGILLAAIIGLVATCGIGLKAHAADDTDTVKVGMTAPNFTLPSQEDRPISLSEFKGKWVVLYFYPKDQTQGCTIEAHNFQRDLTKYHALNAVVLGVSLDTVASHKEWCAKDTFSFKMLADPDHKVVDEYGVPVMTHGDMHFAKRQTFLISPKGKVVKFWPDVKVEHHSEEVLAAIEEAKK, encoded by the coding sequence ATGCGCAAAGGAATTTTGCTTGCAGCAATCATAGGTTTGGTAGCGACATGCGGCATTGGATTGAAGGCCCATGCTGCCGACGATACGGACACGGTGAAGGTCGGTATGACCGCACCCAACTTCACTCTTCCCTCACAGGAAGACCGGCCCATCAGCCTCAGCGAGTTCAAAGGGAAGTGGGTCGTCCTCTACTTCTATCCCAAGGACCAGACTCAGGGCTGCACGATCGAAGCGCACAACTTCCAGCGCGATCTGACGAAGTATCATGCCCTGAATGCAGTCGTCCTGGGCGTTAGCCTCGACACAGTTGCCAGCCACAAGGAATGGTGTGCGAAGGACACCTTCAGCTTCAAGATGCTGGCCGATCCCGACCACAAGGTCGTCGATGAGTACGGTGTTCCGGTGATGACCCACGGCGATATGCACTTCGCCAAGCGGCAGACGTTCCTGATCTCGCCCAAGGGTAAAGTAGTGAAGTTCTGGCCCGACGTTAAGGTGGAGCACCACAGCGAAGAGGTCCTCGCCGCCATCGAAGAAGCGAAGAAGTAG